In one Streptomyces sp. NBC_01288 genomic region, the following are encoded:
- a CDS encoding acyl-CoA dehydrogenase family protein yields the protein MARLAQTAGLTDIQREILSTVRGFVDKEILPVATELEHRDEYPQQIVDGLKELGLFGLMIPEEYGGLGESLLTYALCVEEIARGWMSVSGIINTHFIVAYMLKQHGTQEQKDHFLPRMAAGDIRGAFSMSEPALGSDVSAITSKAVKDGDEYVLTGQKMWLTNGGTSSLVAVLVRSDEGHPEGTAPHKSMTTFLIEKEPGFGEVRPGLTIPGKIDKMGYKGVDTTELIMDGLRIPADRVLGGDTGRGFYQMMDGVEVGRVNVAARGCGVAQRAFELGVSYAQQRHTFGKPIAQHQAIQFKLAEMATKVEAAHAMMVNAARKKDSGERNDLEAGMAKYLASEYCKEVVEDAFRIHGGYGFSKEYEIERLYREAPMLLIGEGTAEIQKMIIGRRLLEEYRFQG from the coding sequence ATGGCGCGACTCGCCCAGACCGCCGGTCTCACCGACATCCAGCGGGAAATCCTGTCCACCGTCCGCGGCTTCGTGGACAAGGAGATCCTCCCGGTCGCCACCGAGCTGGAGCACCGCGACGAATACCCGCAGCAGATCGTCGACGGGCTCAAGGAGTTGGGCCTCTTCGGCCTGATGATCCCGGAGGAGTACGGCGGCCTGGGCGAGTCCCTGTTGACGTACGCCCTGTGTGTGGAGGAGATCGCGCGCGGGTGGATGTCCGTGTCCGGGATCATCAACACCCACTTCATCGTGGCCTACATGCTCAAGCAGCACGGCACGCAGGAGCAGAAGGACCACTTCCTGCCGCGCATGGCGGCCGGCGACATCCGGGGCGCGTTCTCGATGTCGGAGCCCGCGCTCGGTTCGGACGTCTCGGCGATCACGTCGAAGGCGGTGAAGGACGGTGACGAGTACGTCCTGACCGGCCAGAAGATGTGGCTGACGAACGGCGGTACGTCGTCACTCGTCGCCGTCCTCGTGCGAAGTGACGAAGGACACCCGGAGGGCACCGCGCCCCACAAGTCGATGACGACCTTCCTGATCGAGAAGGAGCCCGGTTTCGGTGAGGTCCGGCCCGGTCTCACCATCCCCGGGAAGATCGACAAGATGGGCTACAAGGGCGTCGACACCACCGAGTTGATCATGGACGGCCTGCGGATTCCGGCCGATCGGGTCCTCGGCGGAGACACCGGCCGAGGTTTTTACCAAATGATGGACGGAGTCGAGGTGGGCCGCGTCAATGTGGCGGCGCGTGGCTGCGGTGTCGCTCAGCGTGCCTTCGAACTGGGCGTCTCGTACGCACAGCAGCGTCACACCTTCGGGAAGCCCATCGCCCAGCACCAGGCGATCCAGTTCAAGCTCGCGGAGATGGCTACCAAGGTCGAGGCCGCCCATGCGATGATGGTCAATGCGGCACGCAAAAAGGACTCCGGGGAACGAAACGACCTTGAGGCAGGGATGGCGAAGTACCTCGCCTCCGAGTACTGCAAGGAGGTCGTCGAGGACGCCTTCCGGATCCACGGCGGGTACGGCTTCTCCAAGGAGTACGAGATCGAACGCCTTTACCGCGAGGCGCCGATGCTGTTGATCGGCGAAGGTACCGCCGAAATCCAGAAAATGATCATCGGGCGCAGGTTGCTCGAAGAGTATCGATTCCAGGGCTGA
- a CDS encoding phosphatidylserine decarboxylase, with the protein MPHSQTSAPRDSLAGVRLARGASPWLLPTVATAALSLVRARKSGAAKVVAVPATALAAGMLWFFRDPEREITQGRVISPADGVVQSIMPWKDGRTRVAIFMSPLNVHVNRAPLSGTVTSVEHIPGGFVPAFNKESENNERVVWHFDTELGDIEMIQIAGAVARRIVPYVPQGTKVEQGERIGLIRFGSRVDIYLPEGVEVDVEVGQKTVAGVTRIDRG; encoded by the coding sequence ATGCCCCACAGCCAAACCTCTGCACCACGCGACAGCCTGGCAGGCGTACGCCTCGCGCGCGGAGCATCGCCGTGGCTCCTGCCGACCGTCGCCACCGCAGCCCTCAGCCTGGTACGTGCGCGCAAGTCCGGCGCCGCCAAGGTCGTGGCCGTACCCGCCACCGCGCTCGCGGCGGGCATGCTGTGGTTCTTCCGCGACCCCGAGCGCGAGATCACCCAGGGCCGGGTCATCTCTCCCGCCGACGGTGTGGTGCAGAGCATCATGCCGTGGAAGGACGGTCGCACCCGCGTCGCCATCTTCATGAGCCCGCTGAACGTCCACGTCAACCGCGCGCCGCTCTCCGGCACGGTGACGTCGGTCGAGCACATCCCGGGTGGTTTCGTTCCCGCGTTCAACAAGGAGAGCGAGAACAACGAGCGGGTCGTCTGGCACTTCGACACCGAACTCGGTGACATCGAGATGATCCAGATCGCCGGCGCCGTCGCCCGCCGCATCGTCCCCTACGTTCCGCAGGGCACGAAGGTCGAGCAGGGCGAGCGCATCGGACTGATCCGCTTCGGTTCGCGTGTCGACATCTACCTCCCCGAGGGTGTCGAGGTGGACGTGGAGGTCGGCCAGAAGACCGTGGCTGGGGTGACTCGCATTGACCGTGGTTGA
- the pssA gene encoding CDP-diacylglycerol--serine O-phosphatidyltransferase: MPEADEVDDEEEMPLSLRLSIADTLTLGNATCGFMAVYFTTTGILIPHLTGNDESTGMARHSAATAVILMLCAAVFDLFDGLVARKLRSSPMGAELDNLSDLISFGLAPAYFVLVYGMVADDAHQRVAAVGAIVVLLAVVLRLARFSCVTPPNGMFQGMPSPFGALTVVSIVLLELPFVATLLAILGTAWLMVSRVEYPKPRGRLAVAMLAWIVLSMGLLASWAFDAPGGQLLLQTGCALQLVMGAVIPLFATARRVNNFRGNRREARAAQLP; this comes from the coding sequence GTGCCCGAGGCCGATGAGGTGGACGACGAGGAGGAGATGCCTCTTTCTCTCCGCCTCTCAATAGCGGACACCCTCACCCTCGGCAACGCCACCTGCGGCTTCATGGCGGTGTACTTCACCACCACCGGCATCCTGATCCCGCACCTGACGGGCAACGACGAGTCGACCGGCATGGCCCGCCACAGCGCGGCCACCGCGGTCATCCTGATGCTGTGCGCGGCGGTCTTCGACCTCTTCGACGGCCTCGTCGCCCGCAAGCTGCGCTCCTCCCCCATGGGCGCGGAGCTGGACAACCTGTCGGACCTGATCAGCTTCGGCCTCGCGCCGGCGTACTTCGTCCTCGTCTACGGCATGGTCGCCGACGACGCGCACCAGAGAGTGGCCGCGGTCGGGGCGATCGTGGTGCTGCTGGCGGTGGTGCTGAGACTGGCCCGCTTCTCGTGCGTGACACCACCGAACGGCATGTTCCAGGGCATGCCCTCCCCGTTCGGCGCGCTGACGGTGGTCTCGATCGTGCTGCTCGAACTGCCCTTCGTGGCAACGCTGCTCGCGATCCTGGGCACCGCCTGGCTGATGGTGAGCCGGGTCGAGTACCCGAAGCCGCGCGGTCGCCTCGCGGTCGCGATGCTCGCCTGGATCGTCCTGTCGATGGGCCTGCTGGCATCCTGGGCGTTCGACGCCCCGGGCGGTCAGCTGCTCCTCCAGACGGGCTGCGCGCTCCAGCTGGTCATGGGCGCGGTGATCCCGCTGTTCGCGACGGCCCGCCGCGTGAACAACTTCCGCGGCAACCGGCGTGAGGCGCGGGCGGCACAGCTGCCGTAG
- a CDS encoding glycerate kinase encodes MLIAADKFKGSLTAVQVAERVTAGLRRVVPDLDVTAMPVADGGDGTVDAAVAAGFERREIRVAGPLGDEVTAAFAVRGDTAVVEMAEASGLQRLPKGVFAPLTSSTYGSGELLRAALDAGARTIVFGVGGSATTDGGAGMLSALGARFLDAEGEPVSPGGGGLTDLASADLTGLDPRLTTVDLILASDVDNPLTGPKGAPSVYGPQKGAAPDDVDALDAALGHYAKVLEEAIGTKAAEYAAAPGAGAAGGIGYGALLLGARFRPGIEVMLDVLGFAAALEGATLVITGEGSLDEQTLHGKAPAGVAAAARAEGKEVVAVCGRLALPPQSLGHAGIRRAYPLTALEPDVVKCIAEAGPILERVAENIARDFLV; translated from the coding sequence GTGCTCATCGCCGCGGACAAGTTCAAGGGGTCGCTGACGGCCGTGCAGGTCGCCGAGCGGGTGACGGCCGGGCTGCGCCGGGTCGTACCCGATCTGGACGTGACGGCGATGCCGGTCGCCGACGGCGGCGACGGCACGGTGGACGCGGCCGTCGCGGCGGGCTTCGAGCGACGGGAGATACGGGTCGCCGGACCCCTCGGCGACGAGGTCACCGCGGCCTTCGCGGTACGCGGCGACACGGCCGTCGTGGAGATGGCCGAGGCGAGCGGGCTGCAACGCCTGCCCAAGGGCGTCTTCGCCCCGTTGACCTCCTCGACGTACGGCTCCGGCGAACTGCTGCGGGCCGCGCTCGACGCGGGCGCCCGCACGATCGTGTTCGGCGTCGGCGGCAGCGCCACGACGGACGGCGGCGCGGGCATGCTCTCCGCGCTCGGCGCCCGCTTCCTGGACGCGGAGGGTGAACCGGTGTCCCCGGGCGGCGGTGGCCTGACCGACCTGGCCTCGGCGGACCTCACGGGCCTCGACCCGCGCCTCACCACCGTCGACCTCATCCTCGCGAGCGACGTCGACAACCCCCTCACCGGCCCCAAGGGCGCCCCCTCGGTCTACGGCCCCCAGAAGGGTGCGGCGCCGGACGACGTGGACGCCCTCGACGCGGCCCTCGGCCACTACGCGAAGGTCCTTGAGGAAGCGATCGGCACCAAGGCCGCCGAGTACGCCGCCGCACCCGGAGCGGGTGCTGCCGGCGGCATCGGCTACGGCGCCCTCCTCCTCGGTGCCCGCTTCCGCCCCGGCATCGAGGTCATGCTCGACGTCCTCGGCTTCGCCGCCGCCCTGGAGGGCGCCACCCTCGTCATCACCGGCGAGGGCTCCCTCGACGAACAGACCCTCCACGGCAAGGCCCCGGCAGGCGTCGCCGCGGCGGCCCGCGCCGAGGGCAAGGAGGTCGTCGCGGTCTGCGGCCGCCTCGCCCTGCCCCCGCAGTCCCTGGGCCACGCCGGCATCCGCCGCGCCTACCCGCTCACGGCCCTGGAACCGGACGTCGTGAAGTGCATCGCGGAGGCGGGACCGATCCTGGAGCGGGTGGCGGAGAACATCGCACGGGACTTTCTGGTCTGA
- a CDS encoding ADP-ribosylglycohydrolase family protein, whose amino-acid sequence MTPVGTEPALADRILGGWLGRIAGNMLGKPVEQGDLWTRDRIDRYLRQAAALPLTDYLPEPPSEHDGFELRPEWQRCVRGRIHGSCRDDDVDYAILGLDLLETHGFGFSTEQVGELWLRRLPYLQTFTAERAAYRNLANGLKPPLTATHDNPYQEWIGALIRADIYGWTGPGAPRRAAQLARRDAVLSHSGNGVYGAMWAAALVSAAFTAPTVRHALDTALTVIPPGCRLARTVRRVLTLHETRMTWEDTLTTLSEETAGLGWIHTIPNAAVLTAGLLYGDGDFTRTITLTVRGGLDTDSNGATAGSVAGVLTGADAIPNQRKDPLEDTVRSAVFGFDGVRISELAARTVQLAEAVDA is encoded by the coding sequence ATGACCCCTGTAGGCACTGAGCCGGCGCTCGCGGACCGCATCCTCGGGGGCTGGCTGGGCCGCATCGCGGGCAACATGCTCGGCAAGCCGGTCGAGCAGGGCGACCTGTGGACACGCGACCGCATCGACCGCTATCTCCGGCAGGCCGCCGCCCTGCCGCTGACCGACTACCTCCCCGAGCCGCCGAGCGAGCACGACGGCTTCGAGTTGCGCCCCGAGTGGCAGCGGTGCGTACGCGGTCGGATCCACGGCAGCTGCCGTGACGACGACGTCGACTACGCGATCCTCGGCCTCGACCTCCTGGAGACCCACGGCTTCGGCTTCAGCACCGAGCAGGTCGGCGAACTGTGGCTGCGGAGACTGCCGTACCTACAGACCTTCACGGCCGAACGCGCCGCCTACCGCAACCTCGCCAACGGCCTCAAGCCACCGCTGACGGCGACGCACGACAACCCGTACCAGGAGTGGATCGGCGCCCTGATCCGCGCCGACATCTACGGTTGGACCGGTCCAGGCGCCCCGCGCCGCGCTGCCCAACTCGCGCGCAGGGACGCGGTGTTGTCCCACTCCGGGAACGGTGTCTACGGCGCGATGTGGGCCGCCGCTCTCGTCTCGGCGGCGTTCACCGCGCCGACCGTGCGGCACGCCCTGGATACGGCGTTGACGGTGATCCCGCCGGGCTGCCGGCTCGCGCGGACCGTGCGCCGGGTGCTCACCCTGCACGAGACCCGGATGACCTGGGAGGACACGCTCACCACACTGTCCGAGGAGACCGCCGGGCTCGGCTGGATCCACACGATCCCGAACGCGGCCGTCCTCACCGCCGGACTCCTGTACGGCGACGGCGACTTCACCCGCACCATCACGCTGACCGTCCGCGGCGGCCTGGACACCGACTCGAACGGCGCGACGGCGGGTTCGGTCGCCGGGGTCCTCACCGGCGCGGACGCGATCCCGAACCAACGGAAGGACCCGCTGGAGGACACCGTGCGCAGTGCGGTGTTCGGCTTCGACGGGGTGCGGATCAGTGAACTGGCGGCGCGGACCGTGCAGTTGGCGGAGGCCGTCGACGCCTAG
- a CDS encoding NAD-dependent epimerase/dehydratase family protein, whose protein sequence is MPELVLVTGGSGYIAGWCVAELLRRGYDVRTTVRAPGKERAVTDAVAAVVDPAGRLSFAVADLTADEGWEAALKGVDFVLHVASPLGAASDDPDELIVAARGGALRVLRAATEAGVRRVVMTSAANAASPSSYASEGVTDESLWTDPEDLTLIPYRRSKTLAERAAWDFMRDYDGPTELTTVLPGAVFGPVLTTANMGSVGIIARMVSGKMPGVPRIGLEVVDVRDLVDVHIRAMESPRAAGQRFLATGEFVWMEDIARTLREGLGEHGRTVSTRRLPDFAVRLAARFRDPSLREITPALGRRNRHSTEKARRVLGWEPRPAREAVLDCARSLIAQGAV, encoded by the coding sequence ATGCCCGAACTCGTCCTCGTCACCGGAGGCAGCGGCTACATCGCAGGCTGGTGCGTCGCCGAACTGCTCCGCCGCGGCTACGACGTCCGTACGACCGTCCGCGCCCCGGGCAAGGAACGCGCGGTCACCGACGCCGTCGCGGCCGTCGTCGACCCCGCGGGCCGGCTGAGCTTCGCCGTCGCCGACCTCACCGCCGACGAGGGCTGGGAGGCCGCGCTCAAGGGCGTCGACTTCGTCCTGCACGTCGCCTCTCCGCTCGGCGCCGCCTCTGACGACCCCGACGAGCTCATCGTCGCGGCCCGTGGCGGAGCGTTGCGCGTTCTGCGCGCGGCCACCGAGGCGGGCGTACGACGCGTGGTGATGACCTCGGCCGCGAACGCCGCGAGCCCCTCGTCGTACGCCTCCGAAGGCGTCACCGACGAGTCGCTTTGGACCGATCCAGAGGACCTCACCCTGATCCCGTACCGCCGCTCCAAGACCCTCGCCGAGCGCGCCGCCTGGGACTTCATGCGTGACTACGACGGCCCGACCGAGCTGACCACCGTCCTCCCCGGCGCGGTCTTTGGACCGGTCCTCACCACGGCGAACATGGGCTCCGTCGGCATCATCGCGCGCATGGTGAGCGGGAAGATGCCCGGCGTGCCCCGCATCGGTCTCGAAGTCGTGGACGTCCGGGACCTGGTCGACGTCCACATCCGGGCGATGGAATCACCGCGGGCCGCCGGTCAACGCTTCCTGGCCACCGGGGAGTTCGTGTGGATGGAGGACATCGCCCGCACCCTGCGCGAGGGCCTCGGCGAGCACGGCCGTACCGTCTCCACGCGCCGCCTCCCGGACTTCGCCGTCCGCCTCGCGGCCCGCTTCCGGGACCCGTCCCTGCGCGAGATCACCCCCGCGCTCGGCCGCCGCAACCGGCACAGCACGGAGAAGGCCCGCCGCGTCCTCGGCTGGGAACCGCGCCCCGCGCGCGAGGCTGTCCTCGACTGCGCCCGGAGCCTCATCGCGCAGGGCGCCGTCTAG
- a CDS encoding TetR/AcrR family transcriptional regulator, which translates to MNPKPTRRDALDNRERILTVAREAIAASSSASLTAIAKEAGVGIGTLYRHFPTREALILELYRHDIQHLIDRAPVLLADHPPLVALRLWLDEVAHYGRLKYGVAEVIHAATDGGADDEYFAPFVAAIAVLLKAGAADGSLKSGLDPEDVLLQLSVLWRLDPARGGEARAGRILDLIVDGLRTPSP; encoded by the coding sequence GTGAACCCGAAACCGACCCGCCGTGACGCCCTCGACAACCGGGAGCGCATCCTGACCGTCGCCCGCGAGGCGATCGCCGCGTCAAGCAGCGCGTCCCTCACCGCGATCGCCAAGGAGGCGGGCGTCGGCATCGGGACGCTCTACCGCCACTTCCCCACCCGGGAGGCGCTGATCCTGGAGCTGTACCGCCACGACATACAGCACCTGATCGACCGCGCGCCGGTGCTTCTCGCAGACCATCCCCCGCTCGTAGCCCTACGCCTCTGGTTGGACGAGGTCGCCCACTACGGGAGGCTCAAGTACGGCGTCGCCGAGGTCATCCACGCGGCGACGGACGGGGGTGCCGACGACGAGTACTTCGCGCCCTTCGTGGCCGCAATTGCCGTACTCCTGAAGGCGGGCGCCGCCGACGGGTCGCTCAAGTCCGGGCTCGATCCGGAGGACGTGCTGCTTCAGTTGAGCGTGTTGTGGCGGCTCGATCCGGCGCGGGGCGGGGAGGCGCGGGCCGGGCGGATTCTGGACCTCATTGTGGATGGGTTGCGGACGCCGTCGCCGTAG
- a CDS encoding SDR family NAD(P)-dependent oxidoreductase, giving the protein MAELSLSTPRTVLVTGATGGVGSAVARRLHADGWTVYAAHREPADAEALRDAGFTPVRFELTDEDSVTAAAEQVGPRLDGLVNSAAIMGQGPVELTPTEAWRRQFEINVIGQATVIRAFLPALRASGGRIVNVGAVSARVPPPFFGPIAASKAALAALTHSLRAELRHQGVKVTLVEPGAMDTPIFATADKANSEMGWAGSPETRRHYARALDAVRTTAARQPLGPVTPAVDAVVRALTARRPATLTTTGKDGRALALLRFLPDGLRDRLMLRAFGVTAEAFEATEPTATASATHPQ; this is encoded by the coding sequence GTGGCTGAGCTGTCCCTGTCCACTCCCCGCACCGTCCTGGTCACCGGCGCCACCGGCGGTGTGGGTTCCGCTGTCGCCCGCCGTCTGCACGCCGACGGCTGGACCGTGTACGCCGCCCACCGCGAACCGGCGGACGCGGAAGCGCTCCGGGACGCCGGCTTCACCCCCGTACGCTTCGAACTGACCGACGAGGACTCCGTCACCGCAGCGGCGGAACAGGTCGGCCCCCGTCTGGACGGGCTGGTGAACAGCGCCGCGATCATGGGTCAGGGTCCTGTCGAGCTGACCCCCACCGAGGCGTGGCGCCGCCAGTTCGAGATCAACGTGATCGGTCAGGCGACCGTGATCCGCGCCTTCCTGCCCGCGCTACGGGCGTCCGGCGGCCGGATCGTGAACGTCGGCGCCGTCTCGGCCCGCGTCCCGCCGCCGTTCTTCGGCCCGATCGCCGCCTCCAAGGCCGCCCTCGCCGCCCTCACCCACTCCCTGCGCGCGGAACTTCGCCACCAGGGCGTCAAGGTCACCCTCGTCGAACCCGGCGCCATGGACACCCCCATCTTCGCCACGGCGGACAAGGCGAACTCGGAGATGGGCTGGGCCGGTTCACCGGAGACCCGGCGCCACTATGCCCGCGCCCTGGACGCCGTACGAACGACAGCCGCCCGCCAGCCGCTCGGCCCGGTCACCCCGGCCGTCGACGCCGTCGTACGCGCGCTGACCGCCCGCCGCCCCGCGACCCTCACCACCACGGGCAAGGACGGCCGCGCCCTCGCCCTGCTGCGCTTCCTGCCGGACGGCCTGCGCGACCGGCTGATGCTGCGCGCGTTCGGCGTGACAGCGGAGGCGTTCGAGGCCACAGAACCTACGGCGACGGCGTCCGCAACCCATCCACAATGA
- a CDS encoding helix-turn-helix transcriptional regulator has translation MPPTPPTEARESPEATDHGRKALAAFLRSRRERADPAETGLPPGGRRRTPGLRREEVSLLSGVSLTWYTWLEQGRDINVSPQILLALARALQLDDVERAHLFRLAGRTAPEPAERSLQVPDVVRAFLDTLMPNPAFVIDRCFDVLAWNRAQEAILGPALLDRPRRELNSAWLLFREPGIRALMPEWEAETEWMAGLLRQQAAYELDNPRFAELIDELVTTSPHFARLWEAHEVVEFRSSLRRYHHPRAGDIEVSFVRLAVQEAPWLSLVCHFPVPGSESERRLRGLVTLP, from the coding sequence GTGCCCCCGACACCACCAACAGAAGCCAGGGAATCACCGGAAGCCACGGATCACGGCCGCAAGGCCCTCGCCGCCTTCCTGCGTTCCCGCCGCGAGCGTGCCGACCCGGCGGAGACGGGGCTGCCACCGGGTGGCCGCCGCCGCACCCCGGGCCTGCGACGCGAGGAGGTCTCGCTGCTCTCCGGCGTGAGCCTGACCTGGTACACCTGGCTGGAACAGGGCCGGGACATCAACGTCTCCCCGCAGATCCTGCTGGCCCTGGCCCGCGCGTTGCAGTTGGACGACGTGGAACGGGCGCACCTGTTCCGGCTGGCGGGCCGCACCGCGCCCGAGCCGGCCGAGCGGTCCCTCCAAGTCCCGGACGTCGTAAGGGCGTTCCTGGACACACTCATGCCGAACCCCGCCTTCGTCATCGACCGCTGCTTCGACGTCCTGGCCTGGAACCGGGCCCAGGAGGCGATCCTCGGCCCCGCCCTCCTCGACCGGCCGCGCCGCGAACTCAACAGCGCCTGGCTGCTGTTCAGGGAACCGGGCATCCGTGCCCTGATGCCCGAGTGGGAGGCGGAGACCGAGTGGATGGCGGGTCTGCTGCGGCAACAGGCGGCGTACGAGCTGGACAACCCGCGGTTCGCGGAGCTGATCGACGAACTGGTCACCACCAGCCCGCACTTCGCACGCCTGTGGGAGGCACACGAGGTGGTGGAGTTCCGGTCCTCGCTGCGCCGTTACCACCACCCCCGCGCGGGTGACATCGAGGTGTCGTTCGTACGGCTCGCGGTGCAGGAGGCGCCCTGGTTGAGCCTGGTCTGTCACTTCCCGGTGCCGGGCAGCGAGTCGGAGAGGCGGCTGCGCGGGCTGGTTACCCTTCCCTAA
- a CDS encoding NUDIX hydrolase, with the protein MTTTTDFATYLAGLPRILAGAAALFRDTEGQVLLVEPNYREGWALPGGTIESDDGETPRQGARRETLEEIGLDVELGQLLAVDWVYHGPEYPPLVAYLYDGGVLTANDLKSIQLQEEELLSWRLVPREEVTEYLPGSLGLRVLVALDVLEEGSGTAELENGRRVG; encoded by the coding sequence ATGACCACCACGACAGACTTCGCCACGTACCTCGCGGGCCTCCCCCGCATCCTCGCCGGGGCCGCCGCCCTGTTCCGTGACACCGAGGGCCAGGTCCTCCTCGTCGAGCCCAACTACCGTGAGGGCTGGGCCCTTCCGGGCGGCACGATCGAGTCCGACGACGGTGAGACACCCCGCCAGGGCGCGCGCCGCGAGACCCTGGAGGAGATCGGCCTCGACGTCGAACTCGGCCAACTGCTCGCCGTCGACTGGGTCTACCACGGCCCGGAATACCCGCCGTTGGTGGCCTACCTGTACGACGGCGGAGTCCTCACCGCGAACGACCTCAAGTCGATCCAACTCCAGGAGGAGGAGTTGTTGTCGTGGCGGCTCGTCCCGCGCGAGGAAGTCACCGAGTACCTGCCGGGTTCACTTGGGCTGCGGGTTCTGGTCGCGCTGGATGTGCTGGAAGAGGGGTCGGGGACTGCGGAGTTGGAGAACGGGCGGCGGGTCGGCTGA
- a CDS encoding DUF2191 domain-containing protein, translating into MAKVTVSLDAALVVEVMVLAGVGNPQDAVELVVRDYIERGHRTEARAETRDDALREADVKPREVEG; encoded by the coding sequence ATGGCCAAGGTGACCGTCTCGCTCGACGCGGCTCTCGTCGTGGAAGTCATGGTGCTCGCAGGCGTGGGCAACCCGCAGGACGCCGTCGAACTCGTCGTCCGCGACTACATCGAACGCGGCCACCGTACGGAGGCCAGGGCCGAGACCCGCGACGACGCGCTGCGCGAGGCGGACGTGAAACCCCGGGAGGTCGAGGGCTGA
- a CDS encoding SIR2 family NAD-dependent protein deacylase: MDRPLVAILSGAGISTDSGIPDYRGPNGLWRKDPEAEKLVTYEYYMGDPEIRRRSWQMRRKNRALQAEPNAAHRAVVELEKSGVPVRVITQNIDGLHQLAGLPARKVVELHGTAREFVCTVCHVRGPMQDAVARVEAGEDDPGCLECGGILKSATVFFGERLDPVVLGEAVAITKACQVFIAVGSSLQVQPAAGLAGVAADHGARLVIVNAEATPYDELADEVVREPIGTALPRLLRGLSG; encoded by the coding sequence ATGGACAGGCCTCTCGTAGCGATCCTCAGTGGCGCGGGTATCTCCACCGATTCGGGGATCCCCGACTACCGCGGCCCCAACGGCCTGTGGCGCAAGGACCCCGAGGCCGAGAAGCTCGTCACCTACGAGTACTACATGGGTGACCCGGAGATCCGGCGCCGGTCCTGGCAGATGCGGCGCAAGAACCGCGCCCTCCAGGCCGAGCCCAACGCCGCGCACCGGGCCGTCGTAGAACTGGAGAAGTCCGGCGTACCCGTGCGGGTCATCACGCAGAACATCGACGGCCTGCATCAGCTCGCCGGGCTGCCCGCCCGCAAGGTGGTCGAACTGCACGGCACCGCGCGGGAGTTCGTGTGCACGGTGTGCCATGTGCGCGGGCCGATGCAGGACGCCGTCGCCCGGGTCGAGGCCGGGGAGGACGATCCCGGGTGTCTGGAGTGCGGCGGGATCCTGAAGTCCGCGACCGTCTTCTTCGGCGAGCGGCTCGACCCCGTCGTCCTCGGCGAGGCCGTCGCCATCACCAAGGCCTGCCAGGTGTTCATCGCCGTCGGGAGCAGCCTCCAGGTGCAGCCCGCCGCCGGGCTCGCCGGTGTCGCCGCCGATCACGGGGCACGGCTCGTCATCGTCAACGCCGAGGCGACGCCGTACGACGAACTCGCCGACGAGGTCGTACGGGAGCCGATCGGGACGGCGCTGCCCCGGCTGCTCCGCGGACTCAGCGGGTGA
- a CDS encoding class I SAM-dependent methyltransferase, whose translation MPTKNLTANRAALGHRIAYALRHPDRVPRHLARATRDAWLRHRHPDHVSYYRAVMRSDTRADPDAAVGSASRERWLALGALQFDYLLGHGLRPEHRMLEIGCGNLRGGWRFIRHLDPGHYYGIDISPDILAAAQGTVVEMGLQKRLPTLTPVHDLTLRFLPDAHFDVVHAHSVFSHSPLPVIEECLANVGRVLAPGGWFDFTFDRTEGEEHHVLREDFYYRTETLVALAAQHGLKAHFLEDWEQLPHGQSKLRVTR comes from the coding sequence GTGCCCACCAAGAACCTCACCGCCAACCGCGCCGCCCTCGGCCACCGCATCGCCTACGCCCTGCGCCACCCCGACCGCGTCCCCCGCCACCTGGCCCGTGCCACCCGGGACGCCTGGCTGCGCCATCGCCACCCGGACCACGTCTCCTACTACCGCGCCGTGATGCGCTCCGACACCCGGGCCGACCCGGACGCGGCGGTCGGCAGCGCGAGCCGTGAACGCTGGCTGGCGCTGGGCGCGTTGCAGTTCGACTACCTCCTCGGCCACGGTCTGCGCCCCGAGCACCGCATGCTGGAGATCGGCTGCGGAAACCTGCGCGGCGGCTGGCGCTTCATCCGCCACCTCGACCCCGGGCACTACTACGGCATCGACATCTCGCCCGACATCCTGGCGGCGGCGCAGGGCACGGTCGTGGAAATGGGCCTCCAGAAACGCCTCCCCACCCTCACCCCCGTACACGACCTGACCCTGCGCTTCCTGCCCGACGCGCACTTCGACGTCGTCCACGCGCACAGCGTGTTCTCGCACTCCCCGCTCCCGGTCATCGAGGAGTGCCTGGCCAACGTCGGCCGCGTGCTGGCGCCGGGCGGCTGGTTCGACTTCACCTTCGACCGCACGGAGGGCGAGGAACACCACGTCCTGCGCGAGGACTTCTACTACCGCACCGAGACGTTGGTCGCGCTGGCGGCCCAACACGGCCTGAAGGCCCACTTCTTGGAGGACTGGGAACAACTCCCGCACGGCCAGTCGAAGCTCCGCGTCACCCGCTGA